The Pseudomonas sp. MPC6 nucleotide sequence GAGGCCTCGCGCTCGAATGACGGTGAGACCACGGGCAGCCAGTCGCCCTTGTCCCAGCGCGTGCGCCGGCCCAGGTGGGTCAACTGGATCATCACCGCGGCGCCATGCTCGTGGCAGGCGTCGCTCAGGTCGCGCATCCAGCCGACCACCTCGTCCTTGTAGGCCAGGATGTTGTTGAACACCGGTGGGCTGTCGCGGGAAACCGCCGCGGACCCGGCGGTCATGGTCAAGGCCACGCCGGCCTTCGCCCGTTCCACGTGGTAGGCGCGATAGAGGTCCTTGGGCATGCCATCCACCGGGTAGGCCGGCTCATGGGCGGTGGTCATGATGCGATTTCTGAGCGTCAGGTGCTTCAACTGATAGGGCTGGAGGAGCGGATCGTTCAGCATCGTCAAGACTCTCCGGAAGAGGGCATCGGACCAGGGGTGAAATTACGTTAGGGTGAAATGTACACCTGTGTCAATAAGCTGGACACTGGTGTACATTTTACTTGCGCGACCTCGGATGAGCGACTAGGATCGAGCCATGAACGCACAAACCAAAGCAGTGGAAACCGGCTGGAGAGGGTCCCTGGAAGGGTGGCTCGACGCAGCGTATGAAAGCCTGACCGAGTGCGGTGTCGACACGGTGCGGGTGATGCCGCTGGCGAAAAAACTGGGGCTGTCGAGAACCAGTTTCTACTGGTTTTTCAAGGATCGCGAAGAGTTGCTCGGCGCCTTGATCGAACGGTGGCGGGTGAAGAACACCGGCAACCTGATCGCCCAGACCGAGTGTTATGCCGAGAGCATTGCCGAGGCGATGCTCAACGTATTCGACTGTTGGCTGAACCCCGACCTGTTCGACTCGCAGTTCGAATTTGCCATGCGCAGCTGGGCCTTGCAGTCCGCGGAAGTGGCCGAACATATCCGGGTCGCCGACATTGCC carries:
- a CDS encoding TetR/AcrR family transcriptional regulator encodes the protein MNAQTKAVETGWRGSLEGWLDAAYESLTECGVDTVRVMPLAKKLGLSRTSFYWFFKDREELLGALIERWRVKNTGNLIAQTECYAESIAEAMLNVFDCWLNPDLFDSQFEFAMRSWALQSAEVAEHIRVADIARREALIRMFVRFDYAFEAADVRARTIYLTQIGYISTNTREDVGERMRRIPEYVKIFTGQEPLERELKRFYSRHGYVMDDVSPD